The following are from one region of the Brienomyrus brachyistius isolate T26 chromosome 13, BBRACH_0.4, whole genome shotgun sequence genome:
- the LOC125706008 gene encoding furin-like: protein MDLLLLILLFLTPQLGAASRAPRIYTNSWAVRVSGGAEQAQRLARKHGFLNHGNVFGEYYHFRHRAVVKRSLTSHRGAYIKLQKEPQVLWAQQQVVKRRRKRDVYTVQPSDPEFGQQWYLFNTNHQDLNARSAWEQGYTGRGVVVTILDDGIEKNHPDLMQNYDPEASYDVNDGDPDPQPRYTQLNDNRHGTRCAGEVAAVANNGICGVGVAYNARIGGVRMLDGEVTDVVEAQSLSLNPQHIHIYSASWGPEDDGKTVDGPAKLAREAFLRGVTEGRGGLGSIFVWASGNGGRDKDSCNCDGYTNSIYTLSISSSTQSGNVPWYSEACSSTLATTYSSGNLNEKQIVTTDLRQKCTESHTGTSASAPLAAGIIALALEANKNLTWRDMQHLVVRTSRPAHLTTDDWRVNAVGRWVSHSYGYGLLDAGAMVTLARNWTNVGSQLMCVLSLLPEPRNIGSHLLVTGSVDACAGRSNFVSSLEHVQARLTLSYSRRGNLAIHLISPGGTRSTLLASRPHDYSSEGFNDWAFMTTHSWDEDPNGEWTLEIENVAGDSDYGTLSQFTLVLYGTNSYSMSPDGFDFGQPSNGSCKTFDIQQICIECSTGFFLFRQGCVRSCPPGFSPASQPLNSSLHGWVELWSVQACLPCHPACHTCDGLSSSDCLSCPPHSHLDPSAGTCQHQNQMQRKTPVGPKTPSPGPPSRLPVTLALLSCAFIAATFMAVFVLLQLHSGGSAPCGRWSKLHRLECGAGASRGLGTGCGRVVTYRGIPTVWAEDGCNSESEDDDIDVHNEKTAFIKTQSAL, encoded by the exons AGCTCCAGAAGGAACCTCAG GTGCTCTGGGCCCAGCAGCAGGTGGTGAAACGCCGCAGGAAGAGGGATGTGTACACAGTCCAGCCTTCGGACCCTGAGTTCGGCCAGCAGTGGTACCTG tttaataCGAACCACCAGGACCTGAATGCCAGGAGCGCCTGGGAGCAAGGCTACACAGGCAGGGGGGTGGTGGTGACCATCCTGGATGACGGCATCGAGAAGAACCACCCCGACCTGATGCAGAACTAC GACCCGGAGGCCAGCTACGACGTGAACGATGGGGATCCGGACCCCCAGCCGCGCTACACCCAGCTCAACGACAACCG GCATGGGACTCGCTGCGCTGGAGAGGTAGCCGCCGTGGCCAACAACGGGATCTGTGGAGTGGGCGTGGCTTACAACGCTCGCATCGGAG GTGTTCGCATGCTGGACGGGGAGGTGACTGACGTGGTGGAGGCTCAGTCCCTTAGCCTAAACCCGCAGCACATCCACATCTACAGTGCCAGCTGGGGACCGGAGGATGACGGCAAGACAGTGGACGGCCCCGCCAAGCTGGCCAGGGAGGCCTTCCTGCGGGGGGTCACGGAG GGTCGAGGCGGACTGGGCTCCATCTTCGTGTGGGCGTCAGGGAATGGTGGCCGCGACAAGGACAGCTGCAACTGCGATGGCTACACCAACAGCATCTACACACTGTCCATTAGCAGCAGCACGCAGAGCGGCAATGTGCCCTGGTACAGCGAGGCCTGCTCCTCCACACTGGCCACCACCTACAGCAGTGGGAACCTCAACGAGAAGCAGATc GTCACCACCGACCTCAGGCAGAAATGCACAGAGTCTCACACGGGCACCTCTGCTTCCGCCCCCCTGGCAGCTGGCATCATCGCCCTGGCTCTGGAGGCCAA CAAGAACCTGACCTGGAGAGACATGCAGCACCTGGTGGTGAGGACGTCACGACCCGCACACCTCACCACTGACGACTGGAGGGTGAACGCAGTGGGCCGCTGGG TGAGCCACTCATATGGCTACGGCCTGCTGGACGCGGGCGCCATGGTGACGCTGGCCCGCAACTGGACCAACGTGGGCTCCCAGCTGATGTGCGTGCTGTCGCTGCTGCCAGAGCCTAG GAACATAGgtagccacctgctggtcactgGGAGTGTGGATGCCTGTGCAGGAAGGTCCAACTTCGTGAGCTCGCTGGAGCATGTGCAGGCCCGACTTACACTGTCCTACAGCCGGCGAGGAAACCTGGCGATCCACCTGATCAGCCCCGGTGGGACGCGGTCCACGCTGCTGGCTTCCAG ACCGCATGACTACTCCTCGGAAGGTTTCAACGACTGGGCCTTTATGACCACACACTCCTGGGACGAGGACCCTAACGGGGAGTGGACCCTGGAAATTGAGAATGTGGCCGGGGACAGTGATTACG ggaCGCTGAGTCAGTTCACCCTCGTGCTGTATGGCACCAACTCCTACAGCATGAGCCCAGATGGGTTTGACTTCGGTCAGCCTTCCAACGGCAGCTGCAAGACTTTTGACATCCAGCAGATTTGTATTG AATGCAGCACTGGATTCTTCCTGTTCCGTCAGGGCTGTGTGAGGTCCTGCCCCCCCGGCTTTAGCCCAGCTTCCCAGCCCTTAAACTCCTCCCTGCACGGCTGGGTGGAGCTTTGGTCGGTGCAGGCATGCCTCCCGTGCCACCCGGCCTGTCACACGTGTGACGGTCTCAGCTCCTCGGACTGCctgtcctgccccccccacagccacctGGACCCCAGTGCCGGTACCTGCCAGCACCAAAACCAAATGCAGCGCAAGACACCCGTCGGCCCAAAGACCCCCAGCCCCGGGCCCCCATCTCGCCTGCCTGTTACCTTGGCGTTGCTCAGCTGTGCCTTCATCGCTGCCACCTTCATGGCCGTGTTTGTGCTGCTACAGCTGCACTCTGGTGGCAGCGCCCCCTGTGGCCGGTGGAGCAAACTGCACAGGCTGGAGTGTGGGGCGGGGGCGTCCAGGGGCCTGGGCACGGGCTGCGGGAGGGTGGTCACCTACCGCGGCATCCCTACCGTCTGGGCTGAAGATGGGTGCAACTCCGAGTCCGAGGATGACGATATTGACGTTCACAATGAAAAGACGGCCTTCATCAAAACACAGAGCGCCCTTTAA